One region of Baekduia soli genomic DNA includes:
- a CDS encoding monovalent cation/H+ antiporter complex subunit F yields MNGWLWAASGLTAALLPLLVVAVRRPALDGLVALEVAGTLSSVALLLLSQGTNRQAFADLAVALGLLSFIGAVAFLRFLEPAS; encoded by the coding sequence ATGAACGGGTGGCTGTGGGCGGCCAGTGGGTTGACGGCGGCACTGCTTCCGTTGTTGGTCGTCGCCGTACGACGGCCGGCCCTCGACGGCCTCGTCGCCCTGGAGGTCGCCGGGACCCTCAGCTCCGTCGCGTTGCTCCTGCTGTCGCAAGGCACCAACCGTCAGGCCTTCGCCGACCTCGCCGTCGCGCTCGGCCTGCTCTCCTTCATCGGCGCCGTGGCGTTCCTGCGGTTTCTGGAGCCGGCGTCATGA
- a CDS encoding acetate uptake transporter → MMMASIGTPSERAAAATGRGVKFQEAGPGRFISDPAALGLAGFALSTMTLSFINAGILPQADAPVVLGLALAYGGVVQLLAGMWAFVKNDTFAAVALSSYGAFWISFYFLQHTFIQQIPAGDRSGALALYLLCWGVFSLYMWIASFRVSIAINAVFITLWPAYVLLGLGKAIDSTPLFHIGGIFGIATAAAAWYASAAIVLNKTFVRDLLPLGELRSAQQDLATRP, encoded by the coding sequence ATGATGATGGCATCGATCGGCACACCATCCGAGCGCGCGGCGGCCGCCACCGGACGCGGGGTGAAGTTCCAGGAGGCGGGACCGGGCCGATTCATCTCCGACCCGGCGGCGCTGGGCCTGGCGGGCTTCGCGCTGTCGACGATGACGCTGAGCTTCATCAATGCGGGCATTCTGCCGCAGGCCGACGCCCCTGTCGTCCTTGGGCTCGCCCTGGCCTACGGCGGCGTCGTGCAACTGCTGGCCGGCATGTGGGCGTTCGTCAAGAACGACACGTTCGCCGCGGTGGCGCTCAGCTCCTACGGCGCCTTCTGGATCTCGTTCTACTTCCTGCAGCACACGTTCATCCAGCAGATTCCCGCCGGTGACCGGTCCGGGGCGCTGGCCCTGTATCTGCTCTGCTGGGGCGTGTTCAGCCTGTATATGTGGATCGCGTCTTTCCGCGTCAGCATTGCCATCAACGCGGTATTCATCACGCTGTGGCCCGCGTACGTGCTGCTCGGTCTGGGCAAGGCGATCGACTCGACGCCGCTGTTCCACATCGGCGGGATCTTCGGGATCGCCACGGCGGCCGCGGCCTGGTATGCGTCAGCGGCGATCGTGTTGAACAAGACGTTCGTCCGTGACCTGCTGCCGCTCGGAGAGCTGCGCTCCGCCCAGCAGGATCTCGCCACGAGGCCGTAG
- a CDS encoding MnhB domain-containing protein, with protein MGTVALLCLGGLLTAAVATLPRPDAPPPRSALLSTSVSVHERHVTDTVAGITFDLRGVDTLGEELILFSAAIGVSVLLRAGRREVRVECEAEPSEARRSETPGAVRALAAALAGPLLVFAGYLVSHGHLTPGGGFQGGVILAAVALLVYVGGRALAGREPRPVTLVELVDAVGAAAFVLVALGGLVFAGAAMTNFLALGISGQLLSGGTILVLEVVVGFEVGSAMALILTELLDQALPGAA; from the coding sequence TTGGGCACGGTTGCGTTGCTGTGCCTGGGCGGCCTGCTGACCGCCGCGGTCGCCACGCTGCCGCGTCCGGATGCGCCGCCGCCACGCAGCGCCCTGCTCAGCACCAGCGTCTCGGTGCACGAGCGACACGTCACCGACACGGTGGCCGGCATCACCTTCGACCTGCGCGGGGTCGACACCCTCGGCGAGGAGCTGATCCTGTTCTCTGCCGCCATCGGTGTGTCGGTGCTGCTGCGCGCCGGGCGTCGGGAAGTCCGCGTCGAGTGCGAGGCCGAACCCAGCGAGGCGCGGCGCTCGGAAACTCCGGGCGCGGTCCGGGCGTTGGCTGCCGCCCTGGCGGGGCCCCTGCTCGTGTTCGCCGGCTACCTGGTCAGCCACGGACACCTCACCCCCGGCGGCGGATTCCAGGGCGGCGTCATCCTTGCGGCGGTGGCCTTGTTGGTCTACGTCGGTGGGCGCGCGCTCGCGGGGCGCGAACCGCGGCCCGTCACCCTCGTCGAGCTCGTCGACGCCGTCGGGGCGGCAGCGTTCGTGCTGGTCGCGCTCGGCGGGCTGGTGTTCGCTGGCGCGGCGATGACCAACTTCTTGGCGCTGGGCATCAGCGGCCAGCTGCTGTCGGGTGGGACGATCCTGGTCTTGGAGGTCGTCGTGGGGTTCGAGGTCGGCAGCGCGATGGCTCTCATCCTCACCGAGTTGCTGGACCAGGCCCTGCCCGGGGCGGCCTGA
- a CDS encoding YoaK family protein, translating to MVALAWVAGCVDAVSYLRLGSVFTANMTGNTVLLGIAVAQGHGAAAVRSAVAIAGFCSGALIGSLLDGAAVALLPEGLVLVGLAVGAQFGLVGQPLIAASGCAMGLQAATVRRRDGTGVNVTYITGTLTTLMSRVTDRLRGRRPDHDGHEARVAFPALVWAGYAVGGLCGALAAGAWHARAFVLPAAAALLTGLADVLSRSTGGERVTTAVDR from the coding sequence ATGGTCGCGCTGGCCTGGGTGGCTGGTTGCGTCGACGCGGTCAGCTACCTGCGGCTGGGCAGCGTGTTCACCGCCAACATGACCGGCAACACCGTGCTCCTGGGTATCGCGGTCGCCCAAGGGCACGGCGCCGCCGCCGTTCGCTCGGCGGTAGCGATCGCCGGGTTCTGCTCCGGCGCGCTGATCGGGTCGCTGCTGGACGGGGCCGCCGTCGCGCTGCTGCCTGAGGGATTGGTGTTGGTCGGGCTGGCGGTCGGCGCCCAGTTCGGGCTCGTCGGGCAGCCGCTGATCGCCGCCAGCGGTTGCGCGATGGGGCTGCAGGCCGCGACGGTGCGCCGGCGCGACGGCACCGGGGTCAACGTGACGTACATCACCGGGACGCTGACGACGCTGATGTCGCGCGTGACCGACCGGCTGCGGGGGCGCCGTCCTGACCATGACGGCCACGAAGCCCGGGTCGCGTTCCCCGCACTCGTATGGGCGGGCTATGCGGTGGGCGGCCTGTGCGGCGCACTGGCGGCCGGCGCCTGGCACGCTCGGGCCTTCGTGCTTCCGGCTGCGGCGGCCCTGCTCACAGGCCTCGCAGACGTCCTCAGCCGCTCAACCGGGGGCGAGCGCGTCACCACCGCCGTCGATCGCTGA
- a CDS encoding (Fe-S)-binding protein, producing MLRLAKWLARRNLDTLGPYLTQGVPIIGLEPSCIAVFRDETSNLLPHDEDARRLRTQTLTLAELLQRHAPDYVPPALKRPAIVQGHCHHKAIMGLGAEQRLLEMMGVDWGTQDWGCCGMAGSFGYEAEKYAISMQIGERFVLPAVRDAPEAIVIADGFSCRSQIKHGAGRHGVHTAQALALALDQDQMTIGA from the coding sequence ATGCTCAGGCTCGCCAAGTGGCTGGCGCGCCGTAACCTCGACACGCTGGGTCCCTATCTGACTCAAGGCGTGCCGATCATCGGTCTGGAGCCCAGCTGCATCGCCGTCTTCCGCGACGAGACCTCCAACCTGCTCCCACACGACGAGGACGCGCGGCGGCTACGCACCCAGACGCTGACCCTGGCCGAGCTGCTGCAGCGCCACGCACCCGACTACGTGCCCCCTGCGCTGAAGCGCCCGGCAATCGTCCAGGGTCACTGTCACCACAAGGCGATCATGGGTCTGGGCGCCGAGCAGCGCCTGCTGGAGATGATGGGCGTTGACTGGGGCACCCAAGACTGGGGCTGCTGCGGCATGGCCGGCAGCTTTGGCTACGAGGCAGAGAAGTACGCCATCTCGATGCAGATCGGGGAGCGCTTCGTGCTGCCCGCCGTGCGCGATGCGCCCGAGGCGATCGTCATCGCCGACGGGTTCTCGTGCCGCTCACAGATCAAGCATGGAGCGGGGCGCCACGGCGTCCACACCGCCCAGGCGCTCGCGCTCGCGCTGGACCAGGACCAGATGACGATAGGAGCATGA
- a CDS encoding thiamine pyrophosphate-binding protein: MIDRLCQWGVDTIFGLPGDGINGLMEALRARQDRVRYVHVRHEEVGAMAAVGYARFTGKLGVCFATAGPGAIHLANGLLDARMEGVPLLAITGMTYHDLIGTHYLQDFDTDHLYANLAAYNQRIMGPAHIENVVDLACRTALSQRLPSHIAFPIDYQVADASDQMRFKRNLQGHTSTAFTAPVRAPVHAELERAAQLLAGCSKIAILAGQGARGAGAELEQVAEKLGAPVAKASLGKDCIPDDSPYTTGGIGVIGTRPTTEAMDGCDGLLIVGSSMPYLEFYPSPGQAKCVQIDDKPERIGLRHPADVGLVGDARVTLRELLPLLTYNEHRGFLSAAQRGMKAWWKLMEHRASRADEPCLKPQTVAWHLAKVLADDAIVCGDSGQVTYWGTQMPLRRGQRFAFSGTNCSMAAALPYAIGAQTAYPERQVVAFTGDGSMTMQMGDLATLVQHELPVKVIVFKNNTLGLIKWEQMLFLGNPEYGVTFAPVDFVKVAEGCGATAFHIEDSVSCEDTLRRALGTPGPVLVECVVDPNEPRCRPRSPATTSRHWPPRWRTARSTAGASH, translated from the coding sequence ATGATCGATCGCCTTTGCCAATGGGGAGTCGACACGATCTTCGGACTGCCGGGCGACGGGATCAACGGTCTCATGGAGGCGTTGCGAGCGCGCCAGGATCGAGTCCGCTACGTCCATGTGCGTCACGAGGAGGTCGGCGCGATGGCGGCCGTGGGCTACGCACGGTTCACCGGCAAGCTCGGCGTCTGCTTCGCCACCGCCGGACCGGGCGCCATCCATCTGGCGAACGGGCTGCTGGATGCCCGCATGGAGGGCGTACCGCTGCTGGCGATCACCGGGATGACCTACCACGACCTGATTGGCACGCACTACCTGCAGGACTTCGATACCGATCACCTGTACGCCAACCTCGCGGCTTACAACCAGCGGATCATGGGGCCGGCGCACATCGAGAACGTCGTCGACCTCGCGTGCCGCACCGCGCTGAGCCAGCGACTTCCATCGCACATCGCGTTTCCGATCGACTACCAGGTCGCCGACGCCAGCGACCAGATGCGCTTCAAGCGCAACCTCCAAGGCCACACCAGCACGGCCTTCACGGCACCGGTTCGCGCCCCGGTCCACGCCGAGCTCGAGCGTGCCGCGCAGCTGCTGGCGGGCTGCTCGAAGATCGCCATCCTCGCGGGGCAGGGCGCCCGTGGTGCTGGTGCCGAACTCGAGCAGGTCGCCGAGAAGCTCGGTGCCCCGGTGGCCAAGGCCTCGCTCGGCAAGGACTGCATTCCCGACGACAGCCCGTATACGACCGGCGGAATTGGCGTCATCGGGACCCGCCCGACGACCGAGGCGATGGACGGCTGTGACGGCCTGCTGATCGTCGGCAGCTCGATGCCCTACCTCGAGTTCTATCCGTCACCGGGACAGGCCAAGTGCGTGCAGATCGACGACAAGCCTGAGCGCATCGGTCTCCGCCACCCCGCCGACGTCGGCTTGGTCGGCGACGCGCGTGTCACGTTACGTGAGCTGCTGCCGTTGCTGACCTACAACGAGCATCGCGGCTTCCTGTCCGCGGCGCAGCGCGGGATGAAGGCATGGTGGAAGCTCATGGAGCACCGCGCCTCGCGCGCCGACGAACCATGCCTGAAGCCGCAGACGGTGGCCTGGCACCTGGCCAAGGTCCTGGCGGACGATGCGATCGTTTGCGGCGACTCGGGCCAGGTGACCTACTGGGGTACCCAGATGCCGCTGCGCCGCGGACAGAGGTTCGCATTCAGCGGTACGAACTGCTCGATGGCAGCCGCGCTGCCCTACGCGATCGGCGCCCAGACCGCCTACCCCGAGCGCCAGGTGGTGGCGTTCACCGGTGACGGGTCGATGACGATGCAGATGGGCGATCTGGCCACGCTCGTCCAGCACGAGCTTCCCGTCAAGGTCATCGTGTTCAAGAACAACACGCTGGGGCTGATCAAGTGGGAACAGATGCTCTTTCTCGGCAATCCCGAATACGGGGTGACCTTCGCACCAGTGGACTTCGTCAAGGTCGCCGAGGGCTGCGGCGCGACGGCGTTCCACATTGAAGACTCGGTCAGTTGCGAGGACACACTACGCCGGGCGCTGGGCACGCCTGGGCCCGTCCTGGTCGAGTGCGTCGTCGACCCCAACGAGCCCCGATGCCGCCCACGATCACCAGCGACGACGTCCAGGCACTGGCCACCGCGCTGGCGCACGGCCAGGAGCACCGCCGGCGCATCGCACTGA
- a CDS encoding NADH-quinone oxidoreductase subunit K, giving the protein MLAYVVAVWLLIVGLYGVLTSRHLVHMVLCLTVTQASTYVLLVAIGYRAGGRAPVFADLAPGTPVVDPIVQALTLTDVVVEATVTAVLLALTVQVATRFGTVDPDELGALRG; this is encoded by the coding sequence GTGCTGGCCTACGTGGTGGCTGTGTGGCTGCTGATCGTTGGCCTCTACGGCGTTCTGACCAGCCGCCATCTCGTCCACATGGTGCTCTGCCTGACGGTGACCCAGGCCTCGACGTACGTGCTGCTTGTCGCGATCGGCTACCGCGCGGGCGGCCGCGCGCCGGTCTTCGCCGACTTGGCGCCCGGCACGCCGGTCGTCGATCCGATCGTGCAGGCGCTGACGCTGACCGACGTGGTCGTCGAGGCCACGGTGACCGCGGTGCTGCTGGCCCTGACGGTCCAGGTCGCGACGCGCTTTGGCACCGTGGACCCCGACGAGCTCGGAGCGCTGCGCGGCTGA
- a CDS encoding Na(+)/H(+) antiporter subunit B, translating to MTLIMVAITGTATVVVRDPVRQTVVAGFFGLALTLMLFAYGAPDVALSELVVATVAVPVMVLLALAKLRDRQKNEGS from the coding sequence GTGACCCTCATCATGGTCGCGATCACCGGTACGGCGACGGTCGTCGTTCGCGACCCGGTGCGCCAGACGGTGGTCGCAGGGTTCTTCGGCCTGGCGCTGACCTTGATGCTGTTCGCCTACGGCGCCCCGGACGTCGCGCTCTCCGAGCTCGTGGTGGCCACGGTCGCCGTGCCGGTCATGGTGCTGCTCGCCCTGGCCAAGCTCCGCGACCGCCAGAAGAACGAGGGGTCGTGA
- a CDS encoding Na+/H+ antiporter subunit E, with protein sequence MVTSQARPWIAWWTLCQGLWGLLVDRVHAAELLTGAAIAAIAATVATMVRGRRQTVLRVHPRWLTGAWRPLLGLVTDLVPLTRTLVVRGILRRDERGVLSELPFALGGDPGEEAGYRVLTETLGSLAPNTIVVAVDRDRRILLAHQLQPTSGVARSACPLNEVPR encoded by the coding sequence GTGGTGACGTCCCAGGCCCGTCCGTGGATCGCGTGGTGGACGCTATGCCAAGGTCTCTGGGGGCTGCTCGTCGACCGTGTCCACGCGGCCGAGTTGCTGACCGGCGCGGCGATCGCGGCGATCGCGGCGACCGTCGCCACGATGGTCCGCGGCCGGCGCCAGACGGTGCTGCGAGTCCATCCGCGCTGGCTGACGGGCGCGTGGCGTCCGCTGCTCGGGCTGGTGACCGACCTGGTACCGCTGACGCGTACGCTGGTGGTCCGGGGCATCCTGCGGCGCGACGAGCGCGGGGTGCTCTCCGAACTGCCCTTCGCCCTCGGCGGGGACCCGGGCGAGGAGGCGGGCTACCGGGTGCTCACCGAGACGCTCGGGTCGCTGGCCCCCAACACCATCGTCGTGGCCGTCGACCGCGACCGACGGATCCTTCTCGCCCATCAGCTGCAGCCGACCAGCGGCGTCGCGCGTAGCGCGTGTCCACTCAACGAGGTGCCGCGATGA
- a CDS encoding monovalent cation/H(+) antiporter subunit G has translation MSLRDLVVDALLIATVALTVISVAGVLLMRDVLDRLHYAGPALLGALCAASAVLVAGGPSLIATRAILLATILLVTAPVLTHATARAIHDRRAER, from the coding sequence ATGAGCCTGCGCGACCTGGTCGTAGACGCGCTGCTCATCGCAACGGTCGCACTGACGGTGATCTCGGTCGCGGGGGTCTTACTGATGCGCGACGTCCTGGACCGTCTGCACTACGCAGGGCCCGCCCTGCTCGGCGCGCTGTGCGCGGCTTCTGCCGTGCTGGTAGCCGGAGGCCCGTCGCTGATCGCAACACGCGCGATCCTGCTGGCCACCATTCTGCTGGTGACCGCACCGGTGCTGACGCACGCGACGGCACGGGCGATCCATGACCGGCGGGCGGAACGTTGA
- a CDS encoding thiamine pyrophosphate-binding protein, translated as MAHSTIAQFTLNRPADWGAKRIYGYPGDDINGLLGAFREVGDRVELTQVRDEEIAWSAACAHANKDVASEFVQVCTVPTCRSATAG; from the coding sequence GTGGCCCATTCCACCATTGCGCAGTTCACGCTCAACCGTCCGGCCGATTGGGGCGCCAAGCGCATCTACGGCTACCCGGGCGACGACATCAACGGCCTGCTCGGGGCCTTCCGCGAGGTCGGCGACCGCGTCGAGCTCACCCAGGTGCGCGACGAGGAGATCGCGTGGTCTGCAGCCTGCGCCCATGCCAACAAGGACGTCGCATCGGAGTTCGTACAGGTCTGCACGGTGCCAACTTGCCGTAGTGCGACAGCCGGGTAG
- a CDS encoding FAD-binding and (Fe-S)-binding domain-containing protein → MSLTLPSLHHGPAKVGRRSRRPENDDGDVRAGVHARALAAELARTVSGEVRFSDGSRALYASDLSLYRQVPIGVVIPKTYDDVEATLAACRRHGAPILARGAGTSLLGQCCNVAVIIDFSKYLNAILELDPRQRTARVQPGVINDQLREAAEEHGLTFAPDPATHDYCTIGGQIGNNSCGTHSIMGGRTADNVLELDVLTYDGERMRVGQTSEEELAEIIAAGGRRGQIYADLRALRERYGDAVREHFPEIPRRVSGYNLDELLPERGFNVARALTGSESTCALWLEATVRLVPSPPKRALVVCGYHDRFAAGDHVPEIMDLDPGPLGLEGFDHTLVENMRRKERHLEDIRHLPDGQAWLLIEFGGATQQEANEHAEKAKETLQRHHTAPVIEIVEDAHKQDQIWAVRKSGVGDSRIPGVLDTWPGWEDAAVPPTRLGAYLREFHDLCERFGYHSEYHGHFGQGCIHTRIDFDVKTAAGVAAMRRFMEEGTDLVVKYGGSISGEHGDGQSRAELLPRMFGAEVVEAFAAFKRIWDPQGAMNPGKGAGAVHDGYKLDENLRMGPGYRPPAVETYFAFPGDHGSFAEATERCFGVGQCRQLEGGTMCPSFMVTRDERYTTRGRTRMLFEMLQGEAIGDGWRDEEIKESLDLCLSCKGCRGDCPVHVDVATYKAEFLAHYYERRLRPPSAYALGLIPLWARLASHAPRVANTMAGLGPVRRMAGVAPERKLPSFAAQTFRSWFDQHHQPANPDGQPVMLWPDTFSDHFEPDVGRAAVRVLEHTGFRVQLAPRAYAAGARCMTTECSGSPSGWRAVTSTRWVPI, encoded by the coding sequence GTGAGCCTCACGCTTCCCTCCCTCCACCATGGTCCGGCGAAGGTCGGGCGCCGCTCACGACGTCCAGAGAACGACGACGGCGACGTCCGTGCCGGTGTCCACGCGCGCGCGCTGGCTGCCGAGCTGGCCCGTACGGTCTCCGGAGAGGTCCGCTTCAGCGACGGTTCGCGTGCCCTGTACGCCTCGGACCTGTCGCTCTACCGCCAGGTTCCGATCGGCGTCGTGATCCCCAAGACCTATGACGACGTGGAGGCTACGCTGGCCGCCTGCCGCCGCCACGGCGCGCCGATCTTGGCCCGCGGTGCCGGCACAAGCCTGCTCGGCCAGTGCTGCAACGTCGCCGTCATCATCGACTTCTCCAAGTACCTCAACGCGATCCTGGAACTCGATCCGCGGCAACGCACCGCCCGCGTGCAGCCCGGGGTCATCAACGACCAGCTGCGCGAAGCGGCCGAGGAGCACGGTCTGACCTTCGCGCCCGATCCGGCCACGCACGACTACTGCACCATCGGCGGCCAGATCGGCAACAATTCGTGTGGGACCCATTCGATCATGGGCGGTCGCACGGCCGACAACGTGCTCGAGCTCGACGTCCTGACCTACGACGGCGAGCGCATGCGTGTCGGCCAGACCAGCGAGGAGGAGCTGGCGGAGATCATCGCCGCTGGTGGTCGCCGCGGCCAGATCTACGCTGACCTGCGCGCTCTGCGCGAGCGTTACGGCGACGCGGTCCGCGAGCATTTTCCTGAGATCCCGCGGCGCGTGTCGGGCTACAACCTCGACGAGCTGCTGCCCGAGCGCGGCTTCAACGTCGCCCGGGCTCTGACGGGCAGCGAAAGCACCTGCGCATTGTGGTTGGAGGCCACGGTGCGCCTGGTGCCGAGCCCGCCCAAACGCGCGCTCGTCGTCTGCGGCTATCACGACCGCTTCGCCGCCGGTGACCATGTGCCCGAGATCATGGATCTGGACCCGGGTCCGCTCGGGCTTGAGGGCTTTGACCACACCCTCGTCGAGAACATGCGGCGCAAGGAGCGCCACCTCGAGGACATCCGCCACTTGCCCGACGGGCAGGCTTGGCTGCTCATCGAGTTCGGAGGGGCCACGCAGCAGGAGGCCAACGAGCACGCCGAGAAGGCCAAGGAGACACTGCAGCGCCATCACACCGCCCCCGTCATCGAGATCGTCGAGGACGCCCACAAACAGGACCAGATCTGGGCGGTGCGCAAGTCCGGCGTCGGCGACAGCCGGATCCCCGGCGTGCTGGACACCTGGCCCGGCTGGGAGGACGCTGCCGTGCCACCCACCCGGCTGGGTGCGTACCTGCGCGAGTTTCACGATCTGTGTGAGCGCTTTGGCTATCACTCCGAGTACCACGGGCACTTCGGGCAGGGTTGCATCCACACGCGGATCGACTTCGACGTCAAGACCGCCGCCGGCGTCGCGGCCATGCGACGCTTCATGGAGGAGGGAACCGACCTCGTGGTCAAGTACGGCGGGTCGATCTCCGGCGAGCACGGCGACGGCCAGTCGCGCGCCGAGCTGCTGCCGCGCATGTTCGGCGCCGAGGTGGTCGAGGCCTTCGCAGCGTTCAAGCGCATCTGGGATCCGCAGGGCGCCATGAACCCCGGCAAGGGTGCCGGTGCGGTGCACGACGGCTACAAGCTTGACGAGAACCTGCGCATGGGCCCCGGCTATCGTCCCCCCGCCGTCGAGACGTACTTCGCGTTCCCCGGCGACCACGGCTCGTTCGCCGAGGCCACCGAGCGCTGCTTCGGCGTCGGGCAGTGCCGGCAGCTCGAAGGCGGGACAATGTGCCCGAGCTTCATGGTCACGCGTGACGAGCGGTATACGACGCGTGGACGCACGCGGATGCTGTTCGAGATGCTGCAGGGCGAGGCGATCGGCGACGGCTGGCGCGACGAGGAAATCAAGGAGTCGCTCGACCTGTGCCTGTCGTGCAAGGGTTGTCGCGGCGACTGCCCCGTGCATGTCGACGTCGCCACCTACAAGGCCGAGTTCCTGGCCCACTACTACGAGCGGCGACTGCGTCCGCCATCGGCCTACGCGCTGGGCCTGATCCCGCTGTGGGCGCGACTTGCGTCCCACGCGCCCCGGGTGGCCAACACCATGGCGGGCCTGGGGCCCGTCAGGCGGATGGCGGGCGTCGCGCCCGAGCGCAAGCTGCCGAGCTTCGCCGCGCAGACGTTCCGCTCGTGGTTTGACCAGCATCACCAGCCCGCCAACCCGGACGGTCAACCGGTCATGCTGTGGCCCGACACGTTCAGCGACCACTTCGAGCCCGACGTCGGCCGCGCGGCGGTCCGAGTGCTCGAGCACACCGGCTTCCGGGTGCAGCTGGCCCCCCGGGCGTATGCTGCGGGCGCCCGCTGTATGACTACGGAATGCTCAGGCTCGCCAAGTGGCTGGCGCGCCGTAACCTCGACACGCTGGGTCCCTATCTGA
- a CDS encoding complex I subunit 5 family protein, with product MAVAALVVLVPMLAATLLAAWSPLAPRRSSLLGLAPAMACVVLAAMLLGHSVGRRQIVWFSGWHPRGGAAIGIDFAVDPIGAGLALFVAVLALVAFVLAARLIVEKSLLFDALVLLFVAGMLGFCLSGDVFNMFVFFELMSVAGYVLVGYEIRHRAPLEGSLTFAVTNTVGSILFLFGIALVYGTSGALNLAQIGRALHDRPLDLAVILGFALIAVGLLIKAAVVPFHLWTADAYAVATTPVCILLAGAFSELGLYGLMRIYWAAFHGVLGRHDAELRAVLVVAGALTAVLAATMCMLQHHLKRMLAFATIAQVGLFLIGLGLLSADGVAGTAIWIVGDGVTKAALFAIVGLVEHRHGSLTEGRLRGVARSSWPLGVLFAIGALTIASLPPTGSFLGRSLVEDAALKADGYRWVPVLMAAVTAVIAGTLLRAGVRVFAGWGARAGEDPYDADERDDERAPRSGAVLLTVASGLLAAAIGWGVVPGLRTAVARAAAVFVDTGGYGASVLGGVSPVVVVPELKAPGTTGLLYAGASLAGALIIATFGLLGFGRRPPQAARVVIATLRAIHSGRPTDYVAWTATGAAALCGVLAVVLR from the coding sequence ATGGCCGTAGCGGCGCTGGTCGTCCTGGTGCCGATGCTGGCGGCCACGCTGCTGGCGGCGTGGTCGCCGCTCGCACCACGTCGGAGCAGCCTGCTCGGCCTGGCTCCCGCGATGGCCTGCGTCGTACTGGCCGCGATGCTGCTCGGTCACAGCGTCGGTCGCCGGCAGATCGTCTGGTTCTCGGGCTGGCATCCCCGAGGGGGCGCCGCAATCGGCATCGACTTCGCCGTGGACCCGATCGGCGCCGGCCTGGCGCTCTTTGTCGCCGTCCTGGCGCTCGTCGCGTTCGTCCTGGCCGCCCGCCTCATCGTCGAGAAGAGCCTGCTGTTCGACGCGCTGGTCCTGCTGTTCGTCGCGGGGATGCTCGGCTTCTGTCTCAGCGGCGATGTGTTCAACATGTTCGTGTTCTTCGAGCTCATGAGCGTCGCCGGTTACGTGCTCGTCGGCTACGAGATACGCCACCGTGCCCCACTGGAAGGCTCGCTGACCTTCGCGGTGACCAACACGGTGGGGTCGATCCTCTTCCTCTTCGGCATCGCGCTGGTCTATGGAACCAGCGGCGCTCTGAACCTGGCGCAGATCGGACGCGCGCTGCACGACCGACCGCTGGACTTGGCCGTCATCCTCGGGTTCGCGCTGATTGCCGTCGGGCTGTTGATCAAGGCGGCGGTCGTGCCCTTTCACCTGTGGACCGCCGACGCCTATGCCGTGGCGACCACCCCTGTCTGCATCCTGCTGGCGGGCGCGTTCTCCGAGCTCGGTCTCTATGGACTGATGCGCATCTACTGGGCCGCCTTCCATGGCGTGCTGGGCCGGCACGATGCCGAGCTGCGGGCCGTCCTCGTCGTCGCGGGCGCCCTGACGGCGGTGCTCGCAGCCACGATGTGCATGCTGCAGCACCATCTCAAGCGCATGCTCGCCTTTGCCACCATCGCGCAGGTCGGCCTGTTCCTGATCGGCTTGGGACTGCTCAGCGCAGACGGGGTGGCCGGCACGGCGATCTGGATCGTGGGCGACGGCGTCACGAAGGCCGCCCTCTTTGCGATCGTCGGGCTGGTCGAGCACCGCCACGGCTCGCTTACCGAGGGTCGGCTGCGCGGGGTCGCGCGCTCCTCATGGCCGCTCGGCGTGCTCTTTGCGATCGGCGCGTTGACGATCGCCTCGTTGCCTCCGACCGGCTCCTTCCTGGGCCGGTCTCTGGTGGAGGATGCGGCGCTCAAGGCCGACGGCTACCGCTGGGTGCCCGTGCTCATGGCGGCCGTGACGGCGGTCATCGCCGGCACGCTACTGCGCGCGGGCGTGCGGGTCTTCGCCGGCTGGGGTGCCCGGGCCGGCGAGGATCCCTATGACGCCGATGAACGTGATGACGAGCGCGCGCCGCGATCCGGGGCCGTCCTCCTCACGGTCGCCTCCGGGCTCCTCGCCGCTGCCATCGGCTGGGGCGTGGTGCCGGGCCTGCGCACCGCGGTGGCCCGCGCCGCCGCGGTGTTCGTCGACACCGGTGGCTACGGCGCTTCGGTCCTAGGAGGCGTGTCGCCCGTGGTGGTCGTCCCCGAGCTCAAGGCGCCCGGCACGACTGGTCTGCTCTACGCCGGCGCCTCGCTGGCTGGCGCGTTGATCATCGCGACCTTCGGCCTGCTCGGCTTCGGCCGACGCCCTCCACAGGCCGCCCGCGTGGTGATCGCGACGCTGAGGGCGATCCACAGCGGCCGGCCGACCGACTACGTGGCCTGGACGGCCACCGGGGCCGCCGCGCTGTGCGGTGTGTTGGCCGTCGTGCTGCGCTGA